One part of the Vicia villosa cultivar HV-30 ecotype Madison, WI linkage group LG6, Vvil1.0, whole genome shotgun sequence genome encodes these proteins:
- the LOC131613475 gene encoding uncharacterized protein LOC131613475, with translation MGFGKRWMKWIEAMVFKSSICVLVNGSPTKEFLEERGLSQGAPLSPFLFVLVAEGLRGLVSRASQVQDFKGLNVKGKCYVDILQYADDTLLIGEGGWKHVWSMKFVLIGFELVSGLGDFDWNQSEENFIVAASGGKIEVAFGLLEREISQFWWQNYFFRVGSRFGRRLTWPIVCSRMHDRMKDIRSGLVTILWLLLILSPLSTEAA, from the exons ATGGGTTTTGGTAAACGGTGGATGAAGTGGATAGAAGCGATGGTGTTTAAGAGCAGTATATGCGTGCTTGTTAATGGTAGTCCGACGAAAGAGTTTTTAGAGGAAAGAGGCTTAAGCCAGGGAGCTCCTTTATCTCCATTTCTTTTTGTTCTGGTTGCCGAAGGATTAAGAGGGCTTGTATCTAGAGCTTCCCAAGTTCAGGATTTTAAAGGTTTAAATGTGAAGGGGAAGTGTTATGTGGATATTCTACAGTATGCGGACGATACTCTTTTGATCGGGGAAGGAGGGTGGAAACATGTTTGGTCTATGAAATTTGTCCTTATAGGTTTCGAGCTAGTGTCGGGTTTGGGG GATTTCGATTGGAATCAATCCGAGGAGAATTTCATCGTGGCAGCCTCTGGTGGGAAGATTGAAGTCGCGTTTGGCCTCTTGGAAAGGGAGATTTCTCAGTTTTGGTGGCAGAATTACTTTTTTCGAGTCGGTTCTCG ATTCGGCCGAAGGCTCACTTGGCCGATTGTTTGTTCTAGAATGCATGATCGGATGAAGGATATACGGTCAGGGCTGGTTACGATTCTATGGCTGCTGCTAATTCTCAGTCCGTTATCGACGGAGGCCGCTTAA
- the LOC131613476 gene encoding uncharacterized protein LOC131613476, with protein MIIGNLNIRGGGSLLKRKRISKIIKEGNTEIFLIQEYKLNNMDQNLVKSLWNREKVGWSYSSSTGNSGGITTLWKEESVEEIFSFKGEGFLEVKLCSKGICFYVVNIYSPCALEQKRKLRESIIQLRLKYSDADWVLDGDFNAVCIAKERRGRSLVNRKAEMEGFSQFVETCELQDVPCKGKCFSWFIGDGHAASRIDRFLLSEDLISSWGVVGQRIGNRYISEHYPVWLMVDKEDWGPKPFMFNNTWFEDKNFLPFIESEWNKLKVVGRSDFVLKEKLRLLKYSLRKWNVNVFGKVDLEIKEGVEEINELDEFVSWCNLNQHAEAIQRRSVVTSRM; from the coding sequence ATGATAATAGGAAATCTGAATATTAGAGGAGGGGGCAGTTTGTTGAAGAGGAAAAGGATTAGTAAGATTATTAAGGAAGGGAATACTGAGATTTTTCTTATTCAAGAATATAAACTCAACAATATGGATCAAAATCTAGTGAAATCTTTGTGGAACAGGGAGAAGGTTGGTTGGTCTTACTCTAGTTCGACGGGTAACAGTGGCGGTATCACCACTCTTTGGAAGGAGGAGAGTGTGGAAGAGATATTCAGCTTTAAAGGAGAAGGATTTTTAGAAGTGAAACTGTGTAGCAAAGGTATTTGTTTCTATGTTGTCAACATCTATTCTCCTTGTGCCTTGGAGCAAAAAAGGAAACTGCGGGAATCTATTATTCAGTTGAGATTGAAATACTCTGATGCAGATTGGGTTCTGGATGGGGACTTTAATGCAGTGTGTATAGCAAAGGAGAGGAGAGGGAGATCTTTAGTTAATAGGAAGGCAGAGATGGAAGGCTTTTCTCAGTTTGTGGAGACTTGTGAATTACAGGATGTGCCTTGTAAGGGGAAATGCTTCTCTTGGTTCATTGGTGATGGGCATGCGGCTAGTAGAATTGACCGTTTTTTGTTATCTGAAGACTTAATATCTTCTTGGGGAGTAGTGGGACAGAGAATTGGTAACCGATACATATCGGAACATTATCCGGTGTGGCTTATGGTGGATAAAGAAGATTGGGGTCCAAAACCCTTTATGTTTAATAATACTTGGTTTGAGGATAAGAATTTTTTACCGTTTATTGAATCTGAATGGAATAAATTAAAAGTGGTAGGAAGAAGTGACTTTGTTCTTAAGGAGAAGCTTAGGCTTCTAAAATATAGTTTACGTAAGTGGAATGTTAACGTCTTTGGAAAGGTGGATTTGGAGATTAAGGAAGGTGTGGAAGAGATTAATGAATTGGATGAGTTTGTTAGTTGGTGCAATCTGAATCAGCATGCTGAAGCAATTCAGAGAAGGAGTGTCGTGACTAGCAGGATGTGA